In the Sarcophilus harrisii chromosome 3, mSarHar1.11, whole genome shotgun sequence genome, one interval contains:
- the MAD2L2 gene encoding mitotic spindle assembly checkpoint protein MAD2B isoform X2, with protein MTTLTRQDLNFGQVVADVLCEFLEVAVHLILYVREVYPIGIFQKRKKYNVPVQMSCHPELNQYIQDTLHCVKPLLEKNDVEKVVVVILDKEHHPVERFVFEITQPPLLSISSDSLLSHVEQLLRAFILKISVCDAVLDHNPPGCTFTVLVHTREAATRNMEKIQVIKDFPWILADEQDVHMHDPRLIPLKTMTSDILKMQLYVEERAHKSS; from the exons ATGACCACCCTCACGCGGCAGGACCTTAACTTCGGACAAG TCGTGGCTGACGTTCTCTGCGAGTTCTTGGAAGTGGCCGTGCACCTCATTCTCTATGTCCGGGAAGTTTACCCGATTGGGATCTTTCAGAAGAGGAAGAAGTACAATGTTCCTGTCCAG ATGTCCTGCCATCCGGAGCTGAATCAGTACATTCAAGATACCCTTCACTGTGTAAAGCCCCTGCTGGAGAAG AATGATGTGGAGAAGGTCGTGGTGGTGATTTTGGACAAAGAGCACCACCCAGTGGAGAGATTCGTTTTTGAAATCACTCAGCCTCCCTTGCTTTCTATCAG CTCAGATTCTCTGCTGTCCCATGTGGAGCAGCTCCTTCGGGCCTTCATCCTGAAGATCAGTGTCTGTGACGCTGTCCTGGACCACAACCCCCCAG GTTGTACCTTCACTGTCTTGGTCCACACGCGGGAAGCGGCCACACGAAACATGGAGAAGATTCAGGTGATCAAG GACTTCCCCTGGATCTTGGCAGATGAGCAAGATGTGCACATGCATGATCCCCGGCTAATCCCACTGAAGACcatgacctcagacattttaaAG ATGCAACTGTATGTGGAGGAGAGGGCTCACAAGAGCAGCTGA
- the MAD2L2 gene encoding mitotic spindle assembly checkpoint protein MAD2B isoform X1 → MTTLTRQDLNFGQVVADVLCEFLEVAVHLILYVREVYPIGIFQKRKKYNVPVQMSCHPELNQYIQDTLHCVKPLLEKNDVEKVVVVILDKEHHPVERFVFEITQPPLLSISSDSLLSHVEQLLRAFILKISVCDAVLDHNPPGCTFTVLVHTREAATRNMEKIQVIKDFPWILADEQDVHMHDPRLIPLKTMTSDILKVKLGGKATMKPRCSSDCWQIGLGAVSSTEQKQP, encoded by the exons ATGACCACCCTCACGCGGCAGGACCTTAACTTCGGACAAG TCGTGGCTGACGTTCTCTGCGAGTTCTTGGAAGTGGCCGTGCACCTCATTCTCTATGTCCGGGAAGTTTACCCGATTGGGATCTTTCAGAAGAGGAAGAAGTACAATGTTCCTGTCCAG ATGTCCTGCCATCCGGAGCTGAATCAGTACATTCAAGATACCCTTCACTGTGTAAAGCCCCTGCTGGAGAAG AATGATGTGGAGAAGGTCGTGGTGGTGATTTTGGACAAAGAGCACCACCCAGTGGAGAGATTCGTTTTTGAAATCACTCAGCCTCCCTTGCTTTCTATCAG CTCAGATTCTCTGCTGTCCCATGTGGAGCAGCTCCTTCGGGCCTTCATCCTGAAGATCAGTGTCTGTGACGCTGTCCTGGACCACAACCCCCCAG GTTGTACCTTCACTGTCTTGGTCCACACGCGGGAAGCGGCCACACGAAACATGGAGAAGATTCAGGTGATCAAG GACTTCCCCTGGATCTTGGCAGATGAGCAAGATGTGCACATGCATGATCCCCGGCTAATCCCACTGAAGACcatgacctcagacattttaaAGGTGAAGCTGGGTGGGAAGGCCACCATGAAACCTAGATGTTCCAGTGACTGCTGGCAGATAGGGCTTGGGGCTGTGAGCAGCACTGAGCAGAAGCAGCCCTAG
- the LOC100930430 gene encoding F-box only protein 6, translated as MASINELPENVLLELFSLIPARELLRHCRPVCSLWRDLIDLVSLWKRKCQREGFISENWDQPVADWKVFYFLCSLRRNLLRNPCAEEGLEFWRIDQNGGDNWKVEETPGAHGRDFPDPRVKKYFVTSYHTCLKSQMIDLKAEGYWNELMDVVRPDIVVKDWFAARYDCACRYQICVQLLSANFLVLDTFEPPPMEIKQWSDCEWKEVSHTFSNYPRGVRHIRFQHGGKDTQYWAGWYGSRVTNSSITIGPEVPRKSNCTEEAARCSH; from the exons ATGGCCTCCATTAATGAGCTGCCAGAGAACGTCCTCCTGGAGCTGTTCTCCCTGATACCAGCCAGGGAGCTGCTGAGGCACTGCCGGCCAGTCTGCAGCCTGTGGCGGGACCTCATCGACCTGGTGTCCCTGTGGAAACGCAAGTGCCAGCGGGAGGGCTTCATCTCCGAGAACTGGGACCAGCCAGTGGCCGACTGGAaggttttttactttctttgcaGCCTCCGAAGGAACCTGCTCCGCAATCCCTGTGCTGAAG agGGGTTGGAATTTTGGAGAATTGATCAGAATGGAGGAGATAACTGGAAAGTGGAAGAGACCCCTGGAGCTCATGGGAGAGACTTTCCAGATCCCAGAGTCAAGAAATACTTTGTCACCTCCTATCA CACCTGCCTCAAGTCTCAGATGATAGACCTGAAAGCAGAGGGGTATTGGAATGAACTGATGGACGTCGTGAGGCCGGACATCGTTGTCAAGGACTG gtTTGCTGCCAGATACGACTGTGCCTGCCGCTACCAGATCTGCGTGCAGTTGCTATCAGCTAACTTCCTTGTCCTGGATACATTTGAGCCCCCACCGATGGAGATCAAGCAGTGGAGTGATTGCGAGTGGAAAGAG GTCTCCCACACATTCTCCAACTACCCCCGTGGAGTCCGTCACATCCGCTTTCAGCATGGCGGCAAAGACACTCAGTATTGGGCCGGATGGTACGGCTCACGAGTCACCAACAGCAGCATCACCATTGGTCCTGAGGTCCCCAGGAAATCCAATTGTACAGAAGAGGCAGCCAGATGTAGCCACTAG